The following coding sequences are from one Ornithodoros turicata isolate Travis chromosome 1, ASM3712646v1, whole genome shotgun sequence window:
- the LOC135384580 gene encoding uncharacterized protein LOC135384580 encodes MGSIEQDSVQSPHTQPSSSRESEAREQNPQEQSEENISDPVSFLNMMKKHLAMLFLETREEYRLPRTVVRSIFGDFQVFVQLLFDFFQRHLKTVAEQNTPQDAYEKLLMFLSSDVLDVLWTTIKSDYIFMKYVKESLPYTEPQEIRLDESVTPCRLLYYMPIGKVLINMLSADDAVENTLGANCEPSNSGVLSDILDGDYARQRAILRNSDAETIVLLLYTDELELVNTLGSAAGTHKILAAYFSVISLHPKYRSRLNAIHQVMLVKYAHVKSLGIERVLDPLIKEISHLQQHGLQITVDGRTRVDKICILGIVGDNLSLNRIGGFSSSFGSGHFCRFCVTDSKYINKVTSEHNCQIRTASVHEDHIAAVEADHTKSRLYGVVARSPLLHIPDFDVTQQLLPDAMHDILEGGIAFVLKHVLMSLADSGLISASSLKVISTFKYGINDKKSKPVPLPDSFLRSNSHIKGTASQKWCILRILPQMISHLVPEGHPAWEVYLLYRHIVDIILADKVPAECIQYLQVKVDVFLQKFADVSKPEVNPKNAFPCPLSPLYVLVWATKKVLENAI; translated from the coding sequence ATGGGAAGTATCGAACAGGATTCCGTGCAGAGCCCGCATACACAGCCCTCGTCCAGCAGGGAGTCGGAAGCCCGGGAACAAAACCCCCAAGAGCAAAGTGAGGAGAATATTTCAGACCCAGTGTCATTCTTGAACATGATGAAGAAACATCTCGCCATGCTATTCTTGGAGACACGAGAGGAGTACCGATTGCCACGCACCGTTGTACGTAGCATCTTCGGGGACTTTCAAGTTTTCGTCCAGTTGCTGTTTGACTTTTTTCAGCGTCACTTGAAAACTGTTGCCGAACAGAACACGCCACAGGACGCGTACGAGAAACTCTTGATGTTTCTCTCGAGTGATGTGTTAGATGTGCTGTGGACAACTATAAAGAGCGACTACATCTTCATGAAGTATGTTAAAGAATCACTGCCATACACAGAACCTCAGGAGATTCGTCTGGATGAATCCGTCACTCCGTGCCGCTTGTTATATTATATGCCCATAGGCAAAGTCTTGATCAATATGCTTTCTGCAGATGATGCAGTTGAGAACACACTGGGCGCAAACTGTGAGCCAAGTAACTCGGGTGTCCTCTCTGATATTCTGGATGGTGATTATGCAAGGCAGAGGGCCATTCTCCGCAACAGTGATGCTGAAACTATAGTGCTTCTTTTGTACACAGACGAGTTGGAACTTGTCAATACATTAGGGTCTGCTGCAGGCACACACAAGATTCTTGCTGCATACTTTTCTGTGATTAGTTTACACCCCAAATACAGGTCACGACTAAACGCTATTCATCAGGTCATGTTGGTGAAGTACGCTCATGTAAAATCTCTTGGAATCGAAAGGGTGCTTGATCCACTGATCAAGGAAATCTCACATCTGCAGCAGCATGGACTGCAAATCACAGTTGACGGACGGACAAGAGTAGACAAGATATGCATATTGGGTATTGTCGGTGACAACCTGTCACTTAATCGAATTGGTGGCTTCAGCAGTTCATTTGGTAGTGGCCACTTTTGCAGGTTTTGTGTGACAGACTCAAAGTACATAAACAAGGTGACTAGTGAACACAACTGTCAAATACGTACGGCTTCTGTGCATGAAGACCATattgctgctgttgaggctgaCCACACCAAATCCAGGCTTTATGGAGTTGTCGCCAGGTCGCCTTTGCTGCACATTCCTGATTTTGATGTCACACAACAGCTGCTACCGGACGCAATGCATGACATTCTTGAAGGTGGCATTGCTTTTGTTCTAAAACATGTGTTGATGTCACTGGCAGATTCAGGATTAATCAGTGCGTCAAGTCTGAAGGTGATATCCACATTTAAATATGGGATTAATGATAAGAAATCTAAGCCCGTTCCCCTGCCAGATTCTTTCCTTAGATCAAATAGCCACATCAAAGGAACCGCAAGCCAGAAGTGGTGTATTCTTCGTATCTTGCCTCAGATGATCAGCCACTTGGTACCTGAAGGACATCCAGCATGGGAAGTATACCTGCTATACAGGCACATTGTTGACATTATTCTGGCAGACAAGGTTCCAGCAGAGTGCATTCAATACTTGCAAGTGAAAGTAGATGTTTTTCTTCAAAAGTTTGCTGATGTTTCCAAACCAGAAGTTAATCCCAAAAATGCATTTCCTTGTCCACTATCCCCGCTTTATGTACTTGTATGGGCCACCAAGAAGGTACTGGAGAATGCGATTTGA